The following coding sequences lie in one Synechococcus sp. PCC 7336 genomic window:
- a CDS encoding Uma2 family endonuclease, with protein MAQTAGRDLRWTTADLEVMPDNGDRYEIIEGELYVTRAPHWRHQTACLRVASSLDLWSQSTGAGRVVVGPGVIFGSWDSVIPDVVWIDRGRFEQLEDGSGHFAGAPDLVVEVLSAGVANEQRDREVKLKLYSKRGVREYWLVDWRGQQVEVYRREQAVLVLQATLLADDELTSSLLPDYRYLVGKLFV; from the coding sequence ATGGCTCAGACGGCGGGACGGGATTTGCGCTGGACGACGGCGGATTTAGAGGTGATGCCGGATAACGGCGATCGCTACGAAATTATTGAGGGGGAGTTGTATGTGACGCGCGCACCTCATTGGCGACATCAGACTGCTTGTCTGCGGGTGGCGAGTTCTTTGGATCTGTGGTCTCAGTCAACGGGGGCTGGGCGTGTGGTGGTTGGGCCTGGGGTGATTTTTGGGTCTTGGGATAGTGTGATTCCCGATGTGGTTTGGATCGATCGGGGGCGATTTGAACAGTTGGAGGATGGGTCGGGGCATTTCGCGGGTGCGCCGGATTTGGTGGTTGAGGTTTTGTCGGCGGGGGTTGCTAACGAGCAGCGCGATCGCGAGGTTAAGCTCAAGCTCTATTCCAAGCGGGGGGTGCGGGAATATTGGCTGGTGGATTGGCGGGGGCAGCAGGTGGAGGTTTATCGTCGGGAGCAGGCGGTTTTGGTTTTGCAGGCGACTCTTTTGGCTGATGATGAGCTTACGTCTTCGCTGTTGCCTGACTATCGGTATTTAGTGGGGAAGTTGTTTGTTTGA